In Hahella sp. HNIBRBA332, the genomic window AGCGGCTGTACTCGAACTGCCGGATTGCGCATTCCATGATCTGCAACTCTCCCACCGGGCTTTTCGCCCGTAGATCGGAAGGAGAGGTCATTTCCAAATAGTAAGTGGAGACTGTCTGCATTGTTCCCTTTCCTGAAGTCATCTTCCTGCCTGAAAAAGGAGACGAATCCCAAGACGTCGCTGCGTCTTCAGGTCGTTCGGATTCGTCTCCGAAATCCAGCGCCGCGTAATGCGGCGCATAGACGGCGACTAGATTTTGTAGGTCAGGTTGAAGTAATGGCCAACGCCAGTGGTGTCCTGTTTCGGGCCCGCAAATCCCGGCGCACCGTCTTCAAACTGAGTCATATTGTGGTATACCTTGGCGCCGTATCCCACCGCCCATTGCTTGGAATGGTACCAGATGCCCAAGTAGGACTGGAATGAGTCAGAGGAGCGGGTCGGATCATCGTCACCCAGATCAGAGGCGAACTCATAATCTGCGTAGCCCTGGAAAGCAACAAAGTCATCGCCATTATGGTAGAAGGGTTTGAACCAGTTGATATGGGCGACATAGCCGTCCCAACTGCCTTCATTCTTGGCGCCATAGTTCTCACCCACATAACGAGCGTAGACAGCAATGCCAGTCTTGCCCAACCAGGGCAGCTCCGTATCTGTGCCGATACCCGACCACAATACCTGCAGGCCTCCAAATTCGCCTGCATCGGCCATTAATAGGTCAAAGGCGAAATACCACTCTTTAACCGGACCTACGGACAGATCCGTGCCGGTCAGGTAGTCGATGGAAAGACGGGGCTCGATATCGGCGAAGAAGTTATCGCCGCGATTTTTATCGGAATTGCCTGAGTCGCCTAAAATATCCAGAAAATCCACGTAGCCGAAAAAGTCCAGAGCGCCGGAACGGCCGCCGAACTCAATTTCGAAATAGGTGTCGTCGAACTTGTAAGGTCCGCCACGTTGATCAATCCCTCGATACAGATGCCAATTCATCCAATGATAGTCCGCGGCGTGAATATCTTCCGGAACTTCTACAGCACTCGCAGCTGAAGAAAAAAGCAGACCGGCGACCAACGCGCCGCTTGCTGCG contains:
- a CDS encoding outer membrane protein OmpK; amino-acid sequence: MTLKKQSALAAASGALVAGLLFSSAASAVEVPEDIHAADYHWMNWHLYRGIDQRGGPYKFDDTYFEIEFGGRSGALDFFGYVDFLDILGDSGNSDKNRGDNFFADIEPRLSIDYLTGTDLSVGPVKEWYFAFDLLMADAGEFGGLQVLWSGIGTDTELPWLGKTGIAVYARYVGENYGAKNEGSWDGYVAHINWFKPFYHNGDDFVAFQGYADYEFASDLGDDDPTRSSDSFQSYLGIWYHSKQWAVGYGAKVYHNMTQFEDGAPGFAGPKQDTTGVGHYFNLTYKI